The genomic segment GGGCACCTCGGTGAACTGGCCCACCGGCATCGGCGGCAAGGGCAACGAGAACGTCGCCAGCCTCGTCCGCCAGAACCCCGGCGCCATCGGCTACGTCGAACTGATCTACGCTCTCCAGAACAAGATCAACTTCGGCGAAGTGAAGAACGCCAACGGCAAGTGGCTCAAGGCCTCCATTGACGGTGTCACTGCCGCCGCGGCCACCGCCAAGATTCCTGCCGACTACCGCGTCTCCATCACCAACGCCCCCGGAGACACGGCCTATCCCATCTCCAGCTTCACCTACCTGCTGATCCCGATGAAGTCCACGGATCCCACCAAGGCCAAGGTGTTGCACGACATGCTCAGCTGGATCATCAAGTCCGGCGAAGGCGAAGTGACTAGCCTGTCCTATGCGCCTCTGCCCTCCAACCTGGCAGAGAAGGTGCTCCAGACCGTCTACTCGCTTCAGTAAGCGATCACCCTCCATGCCAAAAAGCCCGGCTCTCGGTCCGGGCTTTTTGGCTTTGATTGCAGGTTCGCCGCAGCTCACTTCGCAGGCTTCTGTGCCAGGTAAACACTCCGGCAGCCTGGTCCCACCGGCGACTTCGCGCCAAAAAACGGCGTCGCATCCCATTCCCGGATTGACTCAAATCCCGCCGCCGTCAGCGCCTCCTCGATCTCGCTTGAAGTCCAGCAAACTTCGCGCACCTGTTCCTGGCGCCGCACCCAGGCGCGGCCGCTGCGGATGAAGTATTCAATATCGGAGAATGCGCGCAGCCCGTCGGGGCTGTGCCGGTTACGCATCACCATCACTACACCGGGCCTTTCAACCCACACAAGGCCCTTCCAGTAGCGCTGAAAGCCCAGGCTGTTATTCACGTCGAAATAAAAGCATCCGCCTGGCCGCAGCGCCCGGAACACCGCCTGCGCAACAGGCCGCAGGTCCTGCTTGCGCGACACATGATTGAGCGCATCTCCTTCGCACATCACCAGGTCCACGCTCTCCGGCAGACGGAAGCTGCGCATATCTGCTCGAATCACGTCGACCGCCGCGTTCGCCGCGCGCGCCTTTCGCCGCGTCACCCGGCACATCCCAGCCGACAGGTCCACCGCATACACGCGGATGCCTCTGCGCGCCAGCGCCAACGCCGCCGTGCCTGTCCCGCACGCTAAATCGCACGCCGTATCAACGTGCTTGAGAATGCCACCCAGGATCTTGACGCGAGCCTTGTTCATCGGCTGCGCAAAGGGCGCGAAGAATGCATCGTAGAACTCCGCCAGCCAGCGATAACCGGACTCGCGCGCCTGGAAACGTTCTTCGTGATTTGCGCTCTGCGCCATAACTACCTGCCTGATCAGCGAATATATGCCCGTTTCCTACCGAATAATGCTCCAAACCGCGCTATCTCACACTCGCTTGTATCCGCCATCACAACGCCGGAACCGCACAAGCTTCATCCTCCGTATGCATTCACCAGAGGCTTGCCATGCGAACCCTGCGTCAGGATCTCGTCTATGCGCTGCGGCAGATGCGCTTGTCGCCCGTCTTTACGCTCACTGCCCTGCTTACGCTGGCCCTCGGCATCGGCGCCACCACCGCTATCTTCTCGCTCATCCATTCAGTCATGCTCAAGTCGCTGCCGGTGTCCGATCCCGACACGCTCTACCGCATCGGCGAAGGCAGCGACTGCTGCGTGAACACCGGCCCTGAAGACAGTTGGGGACTCTACCCCGTCATCGTCTATGAGCGCTTCAAGCAGGCCGCGCCCGAGTTCGAACAGATGGCCGCCTTCCAGGCCGGCAGCAATCTTTTCAGCGTGCGCCGCGGACAAACCGGCGAGCAGTCCAAACCTCTCAACAGCGAATACATCTCCGGAAATTACTTCGCTACCTTCGGCCTAGGCGCATACGCGGGCCGCACCCTCACGCCCGCCGACGACCAGCGCGCCGCCCCGCCCGCGGCCATGTTGAGCTACCGCGCATGGCAACAGAAGTACGGATCGGACCCGAGCATCGTCGGCTCCACCTTCATGATCGACGGCCATCCATTCACGATCGTCGGTATCACCCCGCGCGGCTTCCACGGCGAAACCCTACAGAGCGATCCACCGGAGCTCTTCATCCCCATTCAGCAGGAACCGGTTCTCTCCGGCGCAAATTCTCTCCTCAACCAGCCCCTCTCCTGGCTTCGCATCATCGGCCGCATCAAGCCGGGAGTGAATCCCGCATCCCTCGCGCCGCGCTTCACCACCATCGTGCGCAGCTGGCTCATCAACGACTTCGCACCGCAGTTTCCGCAATTCGTGCAGCAGCTCAAGCAGATCCTGCCCACCCAGCACGTCAATATCATTCCCGGCGGCGCTGGAGTGGCCATCATGAAAGCCGATTACGAAGCCAGCCTCCGCATCCTCCTCGCTGTCTGCGGGCTTGTCCTTCTCATTGCCTGCGCCAACGTAGCCAATCTGCTTATGGCGCGCGGCTCGGCACGCGCGACGCACACCGCGGTGCGCTTAGCTCTTGGCGCATCAAGAAAACGCCTCATCGGGCAATGGCTCACCGAGAGCCTCGTGCTCGCGCTGGCCGGCGGTCTCCTGGGAATCGTCGTAGCCTTCCTCGGAGTCAAGGTCATCATCGCCATGGCGTTTCATCACGCCCTCTACGTACCCATCGATGCCCTGCCTTCACTGCCTGTACTGGGATTCGCGTTCGCAGTCTCGCTCCTCACCGGAGTTCTCTTCGGCACCGTCCCCGCATGGATCGCCTCACGCGCCAACCCCGCAACCGCCCTGCATGGCGCCACCCGCACCACGCGCGACCGCAGTTCT from the Occallatibacter riparius genome contains:
- a CDS encoding class I SAM-dependent DNA methyltransferase, encoding MAQSANHEERFQARESGYRWLAEFYDAFFAPFAQPMNKARVKILGGILKHVDTACDLACGTGTAALALARRGIRVYAVDLSAGMCRVTRRKARAANAAVDVIRADMRSFRLPESVDLVMCEGDALNHVSRKQDLRPVAQAVFRALRPGGCFYFDVNNSLGFQRYWKGLVWVERPGVVMVMRNRHSPDGLRAFSDIEYFIRSGRAWVRRQEQVREVCWTSSEIEEALTAAGFESIREWDATPFFGAKSPVGPGCRSVYLAQKPAK
- a CDS encoding ABC transporter permease; translated protein: MRTLRQDLVYALRQMRLSPVFTLTALLTLALGIGATTAIFSLIHSVMLKSLPVSDPDTLYRIGEGSDCCVNTGPEDSWGLYPVIVYERFKQAAPEFEQMAAFQAGSNLFSVRRGQTGEQSKPLNSEYISGNYFATFGLGAYAGRTLTPADDQRAAPPAAMLSYRAWQQKYGSDPSIVGSTFMIDGHPFTIVGITPRGFHGETLQSDPPELFIPIQQEPVLSGANSLLNQPLSWLRIIGRIKPGVNPASLAPRFTTIVRSWLINDFAPQFPQFVQQLKQILPTQHVNIIPGGAGVAIMKADYEASLRILLAVCGLVLLIACANVANLLMARGSARATHTAVRLALGASRKRLIGQWLTESLVLALAGGLLGIVVAFLGVKVIIAMAFHHALYVPIDALPSLPVLGFAFAVSLLTGVLFGTVPAWIASRANPATALHGATRTTRDRSSLWQKSLVVLQAALSVVLLTGAGLLTRSMQKLEAQDFGFQTDGRVNVSLYAPFASYSPEKLNVTYRALQDRLKQIPGVQNAALALYTPLTNNWGMPVFRAGSQTPPDLSHMENFLASWDRVSPGYLEAIGQTLVRGRTIGEQDTAATRNIAVVDEAFVKKYFKPDEDPIGQTFGGGDPTNDKMYEIVGVVRTANYTDPTGHWLPPHFFVPLTQHATYHDKMMQMIDERSHIIESAVLVLSGSMEGLEPQVRRAFSEVDPNLTLIRVRSMEQQVADRLDQSRTVAQLTGLFGFLALILAAVGLYGVTAYSVERRTSEIGVRIALGADRLTVVRIVLRGAFLQIVIGLLIGVPASIACARLIAAQLYQVKSWDPLVLSGSVLALGVCALIASLVPARRAAAVNPVTALRVE